The DNA region CAGCCGTTGGAGAGGTCGGCGATCGTGGCGTCGAAGTCGATCGAGAGCCCACCGCCAGAGATGACGCGCGAGTCGGCGGCCCAATCGTGCTGGATCTCGGCCCAGCCGGAGCGGAAGCGGGCCTTGTCGCCATCGACATACTGGTGTCGGTTCCCGTCGCGGATGGCGGGGCCGATCTCGTACGTCTGAACAATGGTTCCTCCCAGCGGGTTGCTGTTGCTCCCCCACGAGGACGAAGCAAGGGGATTGACCACCCCGTCGATCTTGCCGTTTTGGTTCGGCGTGCCCGACACTCGGTTGAAGTCGTCGCTGAAAAGGATCGTTTGGGCCGACGCCAGATGAGCGATGCAAAGCATCGCGATTGTCGCCAAGCAACGACGAATAGGTGGGTTCGCAGTTTCCATGTCTGGTGCTTCCTGAGATGCTGATAAGCAGTCTTGTAAACAGGGGCCGTTACAGTCCCAGGTCGACGGTCTCACCGCCGTCGCGGGTGCTGGCGGACTTCCACGCGAGCGCATCGACGTCGTCTGAGATGAACTGCACCGAGGCGTCGCACAGTACTACGTTCACTCCGCCCGGGTGACGGCTGCGACTCGTGAGGTACGAAGTCGCGTCCGCGCCGCTGGTCAGGCAGGGCAGGCCCTGGTCGGGGCGGTCGACGCAGGCGCCGCGGTCGCTGCTGCCCTCGCCGCTGTTGGGGGTGAACTGGGTCATCACCTGGTAGGTGGTGGCCACCTCGCCGTTCCAGATACGACCCCGTCGATCGACCATTCCCGCGTCCTCGGAGGGCGCCTGGATCAGCTCCATCATTGCTAGCGTCTTGCTGGTCCCATCGGTGATCTGAGAGATCTTGGCGCCGAAGCCCTTCCGCACGGCCGAAGCGCCCGAGCCGCGATTCACGAAGAAGAAAACGCCGCGGTTCTCGTCCTTCAGCGGGTCGAACGCGGCGGTCTGACCGGTCAGCGCCTGGTCGTCGTACGAGTCGTTGTAGCGGAAGCTGCCGTAGTTCAGCCCGTAGCTCCCCTTGGCGTCTTTGGTGTCCGCGGAGTTGGTGCCGTCGTTCACCGCGTTGAGCATGATGCGGGCCTCGTCGCTGGGGCACTGCCAGGTGGGCAGAGGGGCGGCGATCTGCTGCAAGACCGCCAGCGGCTGCTTGTTCCAGCTCACCTTCTGGTTGTAGAGGGCGAACCGGCTCCCCTCCTCCATGTAGGGCATCGTGAAAACGCAGAAGGGGTGGTAGATGTCGTCGCTCGTGGCGGTGGTGCCGTTGCTGTTGTAGCCCACGCCCGGCGGGAAGCTCTTGTGCGAGTCGTGGTAGTTCATCATCGCGATGCCGTGCTGCCGCATCTGGTTCTTGCAGCTCGTGCGGCGGGCCGCCTCGCGGGCGCTCTGCACCGCGGGCAGCAGCAACGCCACCAAGATCCCAATGATGGCGATCACCACCAGCAGCTCTACCAGGGTAAAGGCCTTCTGCGTCTCCGCTCGGGGCGCCGGCCGTGGCGCTGTCGTGCGGCGATCCGTCGTACGGCACTGTCCCTGCGACATTTGAGATTCTCCAACCGTGTTAACGCTTAGGCCCCGACCGCCGTGCCAGGCTTGGGGAACGGATAAGTCGTGCGAAGAGGGCATGGTGACGCGCCGTGGATCCGCCCGGCACAGAGGGAACTCCCCGGCGCCGCTGAATCTTACGAAAAAACTGTGAAGAACCGCTGCAGTACATTGCCGGCCGACCGGCGACCCGGTCGGCCGGCGCAAGAATTACGCGGCCTTACGAACGGCGGCGACGGAGCATTGCCAGCCCGCTCAGTCCGGCCAATAGGATCCCCGCCGGCTCGGGAACGGGAGGCGCCGTGGCGGTCACGACTAGGTTGTCGATGTACGACGCAGTAAATAGGTTGGTGGCGAAGGCTAGATCGCCGAACTCGGCGCCGCCAGCAACTGTGCCCGAGTTTAGCAAGTTGCCATCGACCGTGACTTGATAGTCGACACTCCCGAGGTAGTTGCCCGCAACAGCGGGGGCGAACTCCAGAAGGACGCTGTGCGCGGCCGCTGGATCGACATAGTTGAAGTTGCCTTGCAGCGCGCCGGCGGCGAAGACCTGCATGTTGGCGGGGTTGCCCTGCGCGGCCTGCTGAAAAAGCACGGCGAAGCTTGAATTGCCGGAGACCTCGAAGGGGCTGAACTGGTTCACGGACTCGTTGTAGCCGGTTCCGACCGAGACAAAACCATTGCTCGCGGTGGCGACGATGGCCGTGTCGATGCGGCTGAAATCGAAGGCGACGCTGAAGCCGTTGGGAGCCAGCCCGGCGACGGAACTGGTGGTGTGGGCGGCGCCGGAGTAGAGGTAGGCCCGCGCCCCGTTGATGACGAACTGAGCGCCGCCGGTCGGCGCGGGCGAGCCGGTCCGCCCTGCGTTCCAACTCACGGCGAGCGAACCGCCCAGACCGTTGTCTGCGGCGCCCCAGCTAGACGACCCGTTGCCGGCGCCGGTGGGGTTGCCGTTGGCGTCGCCGCTGCCGGTGGTGCGGCTGAACGTGTCCGAATAGATGACCGCCGCGGAGGCCGACTGCGTCCAGAGGCCGGTGGCCATCAGGCAGGCCGTGCCGACCGCAAAGACACGAACGTTCTGAACAAGACATTTCATCGACATTAGAACACTCCTCGGGTGAAAATGGGTGAGTCGTACAGGACCGTTCGAGACGCGGAAGACGCCCCCGCGACAGGTCGGGCCCCGTAGCGACCCTCTCGTCTCTGCGAACGTCGGGTGCGGATAAGTCGTGCGAAAAGTAACCGTTGCAGGCCGGGGATTGGCCGGGCATGAAGGGAAACTCCTCGGCGCCAGCAAATCTTACGGAGAAAGCGAAAAAGAACCGCCGTGACGGCGGTCGATGGATTCGGCGCCCCGAAACCGATTTTGTCCGTAAGATGGCCGTCGGCGCTGGAGTTATTCACATGACGCTTCGCTCGCGAGCACACCCCTCTCTTCCGAACATCAACCGCATGCCCCGCGAGCCGGACGAAGCCCCGCTACGCCCCACCCCGCACGCACCCGCGCTGACGGACCACGACGAATTTGTCATGAACCTGATCGCCTCACAAAACCGGCTTTACGCGTATGTTCTTTCGCTTCTTTTCGACCGGGATCGGTCGCGCGACGTGCTGCAACAAACCAACCTGGTGCTCCTAGAAAAAGAAGCAGACTTCGAGCGAGGGAGCAACTTTTTTGCGTGGGCGGCGCGGGTGGCCTACTTCGAGGTGCTGGCCGATCGCCGCCGGCGGGTCCGCGACCGTCACCTCTTCAGCGACGAGCTGCTCGCCCTGATCGCCGCCCAATCGACCTCGGCGACGGCCGACCTCGACCGACGCGCCTCGGCGCTTGCCGAGTGCCTCAAGCGTTTGTCGCCTGAACACCGCGACCTTCTTATCCAGCGCTACCGTCCGGGCGGCGGGGTCGCGGCGCTGGCCAAGACCTTGGGCAAGACGCCGAACGCGGTGTCGGCCACGCTCCATCGGATCCGCTCGGCGCTGGTCGACTGCGTGGCCCGCAAAATCAAGATCGAGCCAACGACGTGACCCACCCCAGCCAACATCAGCCCCTCGGCAGCGAGCGGCTCCGGCGTCTGCTCTCCTCGGTCTGCGACCGCCAGAGCGACGCCGAGACGCTTGAGCAGGTGGAGCAGCTACTCAGTGAGGATCCCTCGCTCATCGCCGAGTACGCCGACTACGTGGCCACAATGGTGCTGATCGAGCAGCAATATGGGCTGACGTTGTTCGATGCAGACGGTCGGGGCGCCGCCGCGGACCACCGACCGGCAACGGCGGAAGGGTCCGTCGTGGGTGAGCAATCGGTGCGGCCGCGGCGGCAGCGTGGTCGGACGTCGTCCCGGTTGGCTGGGTACCTCCCCTGGGCGGCGGCCGCATCGCTGCTTTTAGCGGTCGGGCTCGGCCTTACGCACTGGTCCCCGGAACCGCTGGCGCGCGTTGTGGCGGCCAGCGACGCCCGTTTAGCCGAGGGGAAGAAGCTGAACGTGGGCGCGGGGATCGGCGCGGAGGGGCTGTGGCTTGAGCAGGGATCGGCCCGACTCGCGCTGCGCAGCGGAGCGATGATCGCGGTCGACGCCCCCGCCCGGCTGAGCGTTACAGGAGAGAACGCAGCAGAGCTCGGCGTGGGCGCCGTGAGCGTTCACGTCCCCCATTCGGCGCACGGCTTTCAATTGTTGAGCCCCGCGGCCACGATCATCGACCTGGGCACCGGGTACCGCGCTGTCGTCTCGGAAGGTGGCGGGCTGTCCGTACAGGTGACACAAGGGAAGGTGCGGGTTGAGCCCGCGCAGGGTCCGCCGCTTGAGCTCCGTCCGGGGCAATTCGCGGCGCTGGGCGCAGGCGCCCAGCCCTCCCCCAGCAAGCCGAGCGTGTCTGGGCAGCTACGGTTCCTCGACGAGCACGTCGAGTCCCTTGGCTACGACGCGTTTATCCACGACAACGTAGCGTACGTTTTCCTCGAGTCGCACGCCGTCCGATTGCCCTACGAACTGCGGCTCGACGTCGCGCGTCCGGGCCGCCACGTCGACCTGATGAGCAGCAACGACAAAGCCCTTGAGGGGGACGTGGTGGACTGCTACCTGCTCCACAGCGCCCCGCGTTCGGCGCGGCACGACGTGAGCGGGACGGTTCGGTTCAATGGCCGGATCGTCGGGCTGATCTGTGAGGCCGACCGCTTGAACGCCACCAACGAGTTGCTGGGAGCGCGGTGGACGCTGAGCTGTCGGCACCCGGAGCGCGGCTCCGAGTCGTACCCCGATCCGAACGCGGACGAAGTGACGATCAGCGGCGACCGGCGTCAGCTCTCGGTGCACTTCCGCACGATGTCTATTGACCAGATCCGCGTGCTGGTGGCGCCGTGATAGGGCTGCGATCCTCGATGAGACTTGTCTTCACGGCAGTCGTGGCGCTGGCGGCATCACCGTTGGCCGCGTCGCCCCCTGACGACGCGTGGCAAGCCCGATGGATCGGGTGCGAAGGCGCCGAGGCGCCCCCGGGCGTCCGTCTGCTGATGGTTGAACACCCTGGCGAACGCTAGCCGTCTTTGCAACAGTCGTCCGCCGCCTAGCGCCTATCAAGACTGCGGTCAGGACCCAAGCCGCAGGCTCCGGCACGCTCCTGGCCGGCGCCCCGGGCCGTCCCGCGACGGCGAAGCCGAGTCGCCACCGATCGAGGTCGAGGCCGTCGATCCGCAGGTCGCCGTTGGCGTCCGCGCGAAGGTCGAGCGTCGACCCCAGCGTGTCTCGCCACACGGTGTAGTCGGCCGCATCCACCAGCCCGTCTCCATTGAAGTCAGGGGTTTGAAGCGGTCGGCGATCGATCAGCAGCTCGACCTGCGTCGCGCCGGCCACCTGAAAGTCGGCGTCTCCTAGTCCTAGTGACGCGGTGGCGAGTTCGGTCCACAGGCCGTTTTTCTCCGCAACGATGCGGTAACGTCCCCCCTGCGCTACCGTGAAGCTCCAGGAGCCGCTGCCCGGCGCCGTTTGCGAACCGACCACGGCAGGGGGTCGCCAGCCGGGGCCGAAGAACGGGTTGTCCGCCTGCCCCTGGCCCGCGACGTCGTAGTACGCGGAAAGCTGCGGGCCGTACAGGTCGCGGACCGCCGAGCTGTACCAGATGCTGTGCCCTGCGGCGCCCTCAACACGGACGCGGTCGATCATCGCCTGGAGATCGGCATAGGGGGTGTTGGCGCCGCTGCCGTTGGCCCGCAGCCCGACCACCAACTCGTCCCGCTGGCCGGGATCAAACGGCGCCAATTGGGCGCCGAGCGTGGCGTTGAAGCTGTTGATGTTGTCTCGGTAGACCTGCGGGGCGTACTCGTCGAACAGGCCGGCGTTCTGCCAGGCGGGCCACGGGGCGTTGTACTCGGTATCGGAGAAGCTGGTCACCGACGGCGCTACCGACACGTGCAGCCCGGGCCGGGCTGCTTCGATGGCCGAGGTTAGTTCGGACGCGAACAGCGTAACCTTGCTCTGTCGCCAGGCGCGGAAGTTGGCGTCGTTCACGCTCGTGGGCAGCGAGCGCCCCGTTTCTTGCAAGTACAGGGCGGCCGTTGTGCTATCCCAACCAAACTCCTTGGGCCACGCCAGCCGGTCGTCGAACTGCACGCCGTCCAGGTCGTACCGCACGACCGCTTCGAGGGTAAGGTCGATCAAGAACCGGCGTACTTCTGGGACGGCCGGGTTCATCCAGGCGAACTGGTTCGAGCTGTTGCCGTACTGGCCGCTGGCGTCCCGCAGCAGCCAGCCGCGGTCGCGCATCGTGACGGCCAGCGGGTTGCTCGGGACCCCGCCAGAACCAACAAACTGAGCCGCGAAGCCGTACTCGAACCACCCGATGTACTCCATCCCGTTGCGGTGCGACTGGATCAGGGTTTCTTGCACCAAATCGCGGCTGCCGAGGAATGTCGATCGGTCGGGACCCCCCGTTAGGGAGGAAAGGGTTTGGGAGGGGAAGTTGGAGTAGCCGTTCTTCCAGGTCTCCACATAGGCGGTGTTGAGCCCGATCGCTCGCAGGTCGGCTATCACCGCGCCAGTGTTGGCGCCAGACTTGATGTGGTCGGGACCGGTGGTGGTGAGCCACGTGCCGCGGACCTCGGCCGGCGCCGCGAGGGCGCCCTGCACCAATGTAACTAAGAGGATCGCTGTCGGCGCCGCGGCCCTGGTGAAGAAGTTGAAAAGCACGCCGTTCTCGCATCTCCAAAGCGTCGGAAAGGGCGCCGCGTTGCGAACAGAGACCCGACCCGCTCCAGCCCAACCGTGCGCCCGCGCGCCCAATCGTGCGCACATGTGCATCTTACCCGGCGCCTCGATCGCGGAAACCGACATGCGCAAAACCGCGAGCGAAGTGCGCACTATTTGCTAGTCAATCGGGCCGGCCGTCATTATCGTGTAAGTACAGCCGTGTGACGGTTGCCGCGTTGAGAAATCCGCTTTTCATTTTGCGGGCTTGGCCCGCGTACACCTGGGAGATTGTTCTAATGACACGTTATTGCTTTGCGCCGTTGTTGGCGCTGATGGTCGTGCCCATCGCGGACGGCGCGTTGGTCGCTTACGACCCCTTCTTGATTGGCGACAACCGCGCGGCGGGACAGTACTCGGTCAGTACTGACATGCGAACGATGGGCGCCGCGGCGTTCGGTTGGGTCGGCACCATGGGCGTCGACGGCTTCGGTGTTCCCCACGCCGGCAGCACCAGCAACTTCCAGGCAAACGCCACGGGCGAAGACTCTGCCGCGGTCAGCTACGAGCAAGGCGGACGCTTGGCGTGGCTCGGGTCCAACAATTCTGTCTTCAACCGAAACCTCACCCGCCAATTGAACCCAACGCCTGCCTCGTCGACTTGGTGGTTTAGCATCATGACCAATCGCCTTGGGTGGGGGCCTTCGGCATCCTTCATCGGCAATCAGTACGCGGTCGGCGGCTTTACAGACGCCAGCAACTCTGGCCTGCAAGTCGGCTACGACGACACGGCCGGCAACGACATCCCAGACCTCGTGTTGCGCGCCGGGGGCGTTAATACCGTTCTGCTGGCTGACGCCCCTTCCAGTGACAACCAGTTCGTCATTGTTAAGCTCGACGTGAATACGTCCGGCAACGACACCATCAGCGTCTGGACCGACCCCTCGACCGTCTCTCCATTGGGCGCCCCGAGCCTAGTGCTCAACAGCTTCAACGTTAGCGACTCGTTGACCCCTTTCACGCAGTCACGGTACGAGTCTCCCGCCCAGTCGGGCGTCACGTACTGGGACGAGATCCGTCTCGCGACCGACCTGCCGAGCCTGATCGGTGTGCCGGTGCCCGAGCCCGCGAGTTGCGTGCTCATGGCCTGCGCGGCGGCCGGCCTTGCCGTTGTCCGCCGTAAGTAAGAATGCCGTTGTGGGGGCCGCGCCACCCGGGCGCGGCCCCCGCGCTTTAAGTCATTGGTGGCGTGGCGGTCGCAGTGGGCCCCGCCCTCGACGCGCTTTGTTTCCCAGTTCCTCCCAAGCCGCTTTCACCGAGAGAAGTTTCATGGCCTCTCCTGGCTGTCCGTTCCGATCGTCCGCTGCGTTGATCGCCGCCGTGTTGCTGTTCGGGGCCGGCCGAGCCGATGCGGTTCTCGTGGCCTACGATCCGTTCCTCACAGGGGATGACCGTCCCGCGGGTCAGTATTCTCCTGCGCCTACCGTGGCGCCGATCGTTGCCGACATCCGCACCCAGGGCCCCGCGGCGCTCGGCTGGGTCGGAATGAATAGCATCGACGGCTTCGGAATTCCACACACCGGGACTACGAGCAACTTTCAAGTGAACGCCACCGGCGAGAACTCCCCCGCAGTCACGTACGAGCAGGGAGGGCGGATGCAGTGGCTCGGCGTCGGGAACTCACCCGGTGACCGCAACATCACCCGGCAGCTCAACCCAACCCCAGAGTCTTCCGAGTGGTGGTTTAGCATCATGGTCAATCGGCTCGGCTGGGCAGATCCGCCCGCAGCGGCCACGAGCACGTTTGTGGTGGGGGGCTTTACGGACGCCGGCGGCAACGGCTTGCAGGTGGGCTTTGACGACTCCGCCGGCGATGGCATCCCGGACCTCGTTCTCCGAACGAATCTCGCGAACAACGTGCTGATCGCTGACGCCGGCCCCAACAACAACCGCCTGGTGCTGGTCAAGCTGGAAATCAATACGTCCGGCAACGAAAACCTATCGATCTGGGCCGACCCTGACACGCTGAACCCTCTCGGCGCCCCGACCGTAGTGATCAGTGACCAGGATATCTTCAGCACGCTCAACCCGTTCACTCAAAGCAAGTACGAGTCGCCCGGCCAGTCGGGCGCCGCGTTCTTTGACGAGATCCGCCTCGCCACCACCTTTGAAGACGCCACCGGCATTGTCCCGTCAACAGGCACTCCGGGCGACTACAACGACGATGGCTTCGTCGACGCGGCAGACTACACCGTCTGGCGAGACAACCTCGGCACAGCCGCCGTGCTGCCGAACGACCCCACTGGTGGGACGATCGACACGGCCCAGTACGACACCTGGAAGACCAACTTTGGCCTTCCAGCGACGGGCGCCGTGGGGGGCGCGGCGGTTCCTGAGCCGGGCGCTTCGCTAGCCCTGCTGCTCTGTTTGGGCGCTGCGGGGCTGGGATTGACGCGACGGGCCCGGTAAGATTCCACTCACGCACCCCAGGACGAGGGCACGCTGCGATGTCGTATTCTCTTGCTCGCCGCCACGGTTTCACGCTCGTTGAGCTGCTGGTCGTGATCGCCATTATTGGCATCCTCGTCGCGCTGTTGTTGCCGGCGGTTCAATCCGCCCGCGAGGCGGCACGCCGCGCCCAGTGCTCCAACAACCTGAAGCAGATGGGGCTTGCGTGCCAAAACTACATGGGGAGCTCTGGCGAGAAGCTCCCCTATGGCTACGCCGGCAAGCCGCCGGCGCCGCCGTCGCGGAACTTCCAGAAGCGCGGCGTGTTCACCGAGCTGCTCCAGTACATGGAGGAGCAATCGACGTACAACCAGATTGTGTTCGACTACACCGGCAGCCCTTATTCGGACCCCGCCGCGAATATCGTGGTCGACGGATTTGTTTGTCCTTCATGGACCAACCCGAAGATAAAGTCAGACGCTCCTTTCGGTTTCGAGTACCAGAACGGCGCGCTTGTCACGTACGCTGGGGTCGGCGGCGCCCTTACTGGGGGATCGAACCAGGAAGATCTGCTGTCCGACGGATCGTCGATTAATGGGCCATTTACCATCGAGGTTAGGTCGGGCGCCGGCGGAGCCGAGTACTACGGGAAACAGCGGAAGGCTCGGCAGATCACGGATGGCCAGAGCAAGACGGCGTTGATCGGTGAGTTCGTACATAGTGACTGCGCCATCCCCCCTTTGGCCGATCCCACGAGCAATGTCCGGCCTTGGTACCTCGCGGGGTCTCAGCCGAGTCTTTCCACGATCCCGTCGATTTACGGCGTGAAGTCATTGGAAAGCACTCCCAACACCTGTCGACAGCGCAATGTCACCGCTGTGTGGAACGTGCTCCCGATGGGGAGCTTTCATCCTGGAGTGACGCAGTTCGCATTCGTTGACGGCAGCGTTCATACGATCGCCGACGATGTGGAACGAGACCTGTATCGTTCGCTTGCCACCGTTGATGGAGGGGAGGTTGAGTCCAGCTCGCTCTAGATTCAGCGTCATAGTAGGCGCCGTGTTAATGGCCGCACCGATCGGGTGCGGCGAACGACCCGATCTTGCGCCTGTGTCGGGCCATGTGACCCTGAATGGCAAACCACTTGACTTTGGCGTTGTGCTCTTCTCTCCGAGCAAGGGGATTCCGGCGCAAGGAGAGATAAAAGAGGGCGGCGCCTTCACCATGGCGTCCCTCCACCCCGGGGATGGCGCGCTTGTTGGCAATCACGAGGTGAGCGTCCTCTGCTTTAAGGGGCACGATCCGAAAGCCCAGGCGGACAAGCAAGTGGGCGAAGTCTCTCTCGGTCCATCGCTCATCCCGATCAAGTACACCCGCTCCGGCATGAGCGGTCTGACCGTCGAGGTCCCCGCCGACGGGATCGAAGACTTCAAGATCGAGCTCAGCTCGAAGGGCCCCGGCCGATGAGGCACGCGGTAATCCAGCCGGCGTGGCTCGTTGGCCTCGCCGTGGCGCTGATGGTGCGGCCGATGCCGGCCGCCGCGCCAACCGAAGTCCTCACCCAATTCGAGGTGGTCATCGCCGGCGGCTCGACCGCGGCGATCGCCGCCGCGTTCACGGCGGCGGAAGAGGGGGCGAAGACCGCGCTGCTTGAGCCGACCGATTGGATCGGGGGGCAGCTCACCTCCTCGGGAGTGCCGGCGGTAGACGAGGCCTGGCACAAGCTCACCGACCCCGACACGGGAGAGGTGCTGCTGGACGTCGCCCGCGTCGCGCGCGACCCGGCGAACATGACGCCGTTCTTTCGCGAAGCGCTCGCCAAGATCGGCAACCCGGGTCGGGGCTGGGTCAGCCGCTACTGCTTCGAGCCGCGCGTGCTGCTCGAGGGCTGCCTAGAGCCGCGTGAGCGGTCGCTCTCCGGAAAGCTGACCGTCTTCCGCAACACGGTCGTCAAGCGCGCGTCGGTCGATCCCGAGTCCGGCCAGATCACCAGCCTCACGGCGATCGAGCGTACGCCGCGTCCGTCCACCCCCGACGGCGGGTACGACCGCCTCCCTTCCCAGGACCTTGCCGATTGGTATTCGGAGAAGGACTCCCCCCGCTTCGCCAAGCGGGTGCTGCGATTTACGGCCGCGTCTGCGCAGAAGCCTGCCGTCTTCGTCGACGCCACCGAGTGGGGCGAGCTGCTCGCCCTTAGTGGGGCGCCCTATCTGCAAGGGACCGAGGCCGAGGAAGGGGAGACCGCCTCCAACGACCGCTGCGGTCAGGCGATCACGTACGGGTTTGTTCAAGAGATGCACGCCGCGCCGGTCGCGAAGCATCCAACCATGCCGAAGATCGACAACCTCGGGCTGGGCGCCTACCGCGACAAGCCCGACGCCTGGGAGCGGATCTGGACCTATCGGCGGCTGCGCGGCGCTCAGGACAAGCCCTCGCCGGGCGACCTGACGCTGCAAAACTGGGGCTACGAGGGCTCCGCCGGCGAGGGGGGGAACGACTACCCGTTCGGCTACGTCTTCCTTTCCAAGGCCGACACGGCGAGACAAACCGCCGACTGGCGCGGCGGTGTAGACACCAACGTGCTGGCGGCTGCCGAACAGCGCGCCCTCGCCTGGCACGAGTGGTTCCGCAACGCGGCGCCGGAGGGGATCGATCCCGATCAGATCACCCTCGCCCCGCAGGTGTTTGGCGCCGCCCACGGGCTCGCCAAGCTGCCGTACATCCGCGACACGCGTCGATCGGTGGGGGTCGATGGCTTTGTGCTGCGTGTCAGCGACCTGATCGGCCCCGCTTCACAACAGACCGGCACAAGGTTCCCAGACCGCGTCGCCCTGG from Pirellulimonas nuda includes:
- a CDS encoding DUF1559 domain-containing protein; the encoded protein is MSQGQCRTTDRRTTAPRPAPRAETQKAFTLVELLVVIAIIGILVALLLPAVQSAREAARRTSCKNQMRQHGIAMMNYHDSHKSFPPGVGYNSNGTTATSDDIYHPFCVFTMPYMEEGSRFALYNQKVSWNKQPLAVLQQIAAPLPTWQCPSDEARIMLNAVNDGTNSADTKDAKGSYGLNYGSFRYNDSYDDQALTGQTAAFDPLKDENRGVFFFVNRGSGASAVRKGFGAKISQITDGTSKTLAMMELIQAPSEDAGMVDRRGRIWNGEVATTYQVMTQFTPNSGEGSSDRGACVDRPDQGLPCLTSGADATSYLTSRSRHPGGVNVVLCDASVQFISDDVDALAWKSASTRDGGETVDLGL
- a CDS encoding PEP-CTERM sorting domain-containing protein codes for the protein MSMKCLVQNVRVFAVGTACLMATGLWTQSASAAVIYSDTFSRTTGSGDANGNPTGAGNGSSSWGAADNGLGGSLAVSWNAGRTGSPAPTGGAQFVINGARAYLYSGAAHTTSSVAGLAPNGFSVAFDFSRIDTAIVATASNGFVSVGTGYNESVNQFSPFEVSGNSSFAVLFQQAAQGNPANMQVFAAGALQGNFNYVDPAAAHSVLLEFAPAVAGNYLGSVDYQVTVDGNLLNSGTVAGGAEFGDLAFATNLFTASYIDNLVVTATAPPVPEPAGILLAGLSGLAMLRRRRS
- a CDS encoding sigma-70 family RNA polymerase sigma factor; translated protein: MTLRSRAHPSLPNINRMPREPDEAPLRPTPHAPALTDHDEFVMNLIASQNRLYAYVLSLLFDRDRSRDVLQQTNLVLLEKEADFERGSNFFAWAARVAYFEVLADRRRRVRDRHLFSDELLALIAAQSTSATADLDRRASALAECLKRLSPEHRDLLIQRYRPGGGVAALAKTLGKTPNAVSATLHRIRSALVDCVARKIKIEPTT
- a CDS encoding family 10 glycosylhydrolase; its protein translation is MLFNFFTRAAAPTAILLVTLVQGALAAPAEVRGTWLTTTGPDHIKSGANTGAVIADLRAIGLNTAYVETWKNGYSNFPSQTLSSLTGGPDRSTFLGSRDLVQETLIQSHRNGMEYIGWFEYGFAAQFVGSGGVPSNPLAVTMRDRGWLLRDASGQYGNSSNQFAWMNPAVPEVRRFLIDLTLEAVVRYDLDGVQFDDRLAWPKEFGWDSTTAALYLQETGRSLPTSVNDANFRAWRQSKVTLFASELTSAIEAARPGLHVSVAPSVTSFSDTEYNAPWPAWQNAGLFDEYAPQVYRDNINSFNATLGAQLAPFDPGQRDELVVGLRANGSGANTPYADLQAMIDRVRVEGAAGHSIWYSSAVRDLYGPQLSAYYDVAGQGQADNPFFGPGWRPPAVVGSQTAPGSGSWSFTVAQGGRYRIVAEKNGLWTELATASLGLGDADFQVAGATQVELLIDRRPLQTPDFNGDGLVDAADYTVWRDTLGSTLDLRADANGDLRIDGLDLDRWRLGFAVAGRPGAPARSVPEPAAWVLTAVLIGARRRTTVAKTASVRQGVQPSADGRPGAPRRLRTRSIGLATRRQGATRPTVMPPAPRLP
- a CDS encoding DUF1559 domain-containing protein encodes the protein MSYSLARRHGFTLVELLVVIAIIGILVALLLPAVQSAREAARRAQCSNNLKQMGLACQNYMGSSGEKLPYGYAGKPPAPPSRNFQKRGVFTELLQYMEEQSTYNQIVFDYTGSPYSDPAANIVVDGFVCPSWTNPKIKSDAPFGFEYQNGALVTYAGVGGALTGGSNQEDLLSDGSSINGPFTIEVRSGAGGAEYYGKQRKARQITDGQSKTALIGEFVHSDCAIPPLADPTSNVRPWYLAGSQPSLSTIPSIYGVKSLESTPNTCRQRNVTAVWNVLPMGSFHPGVTQFAFVDGSVHTIADDVERDLYRSLATVDGGEVESSSL
- a CDS encoding FAD-dependent oxidoreductase, with the translated sequence MRHAVIQPAWLVGLAVALMVRPMPAAAPTEVLTQFEVVIAGGSTAAIAAAFTAAEEGAKTALLEPTDWIGGQLTSSGVPAVDEAWHKLTDPDTGEVLLDVARVARDPANMTPFFREALAKIGNPGRGWVSRYCFEPRVLLEGCLEPRERSLSGKLTVFRNTVVKRASVDPESGQITSLTAIERTPRPSTPDGGYDRLPSQDLADWYSEKDSPRFAKRVLRFTAASAQKPAVFVDATEWGELLALSGAPYLQGTEAEEGETASNDRCGQAITYGFVQEMHAAPVAKHPTMPKIDNLGLGAYRDKPDAWERIWTYRRLRGAQDKPSPGDLTLQNWGYEGSAGEGGNDYPFGYVFLSKADTARQTADWRGGVDTNVLAAAEQRALAWHEWFRNAAPEGIDPDQITLAPQVFGAAHGLAKLPYIRDTRRSVGVDGFVLRVSDLIGPASQQTGTRFPDRVALGAYAADIHPLVGCSYPASLEVNHPTLPFYIPLRSLTNDGRGNLLVAGKTMAQTFLANSATRLHPIEWSSGCAAGVAAAMMAEHGWSSREAVAKAERVQLRVRRHTPIEWKRPRAAANK